In Haloplanus rubicundus, one DNA window encodes the following:
- a CDS encoding RNA-guided endonuclease InsQ/TnpB family protein: protein MYYAYKYRLKPSDAHREELDRHRDICRQLYNHTLYRLNEYQDEHGELPSMTTLRSELPDLKQWWDDLSDVYSKVLQTVVERLFDNVKGLSKLKENGYGVGQLKWKPPREFRSFTYSQSGFKLDKKGGQTVLSLSKLGDIPIRLHRAIPDDATLKQVTLKKEPTGEWFASFGVEMDREPPAKPENPEKCVGIDVGILKYAHDTDGTAVGSPDLSDERERLESEQRDLSRKEHGSANWEKQRQVVAERHAALKRKRRDFLHKLSNYYAREYDLVAVEDLNVKGMMESPSNSRNTASAAWRTFLSLLEYKCKREGTHFVAVNPSGTTKECASCGVSTEKPLWVREHSCPACGFETDRDANAAWNILSRGIEKVGVGHSERTPVETALPVDTDSVSAKRVIEAGSPTLKERTASAVSE from the coding sequence ATGTACTACGCCTACAAGTACCGTCTCAAGCCGTCCGACGCACACCGCGAGGAGTTGGACCGCCACCGAGACATTTGTAGGCAACTCTACAACCACACGCTCTACCGCCTCAACGAGTACCAAGACGAACACGGCGAATTGCCGTCCATGACTACCCTGCGGTCGGAACTTCCCGACCTCAAACAGTGGTGGGACGATCTCTCCGACGTGTACTCGAAAGTTCTCCAAACCGTCGTTGAACGGTTGTTCGACAACGTTAAAGGACTCTCCAAGCTCAAGGAGAACGGATACGGCGTCGGCCAACTCAAATGGAAGCCACCACGGGAGTTCCGCAGTTTCACGTATAGTCAGTCTGGCTTCAAGCTCGACAAGAAGGGCGGTCAGACTGTCCTATCACTCTCGAAACTCGGAGATATACCGATTCGGCTCCACCGCGCCATCCCTGACGACGCGACACTCAAGCAGGTCACGCTCAAGAAGGAGCCGACGGGCGAGTGGTTCGCCTCCTTCGGCGTCGAAATGGACCGCGAACCACCCGCGAAGCCCGAAAACCCCGAGAAGTGCGTCGGCATCGACGTGGGGATTCTCAAGTACGCTCACGACACCGACGGCACGGCGGTCGGGTCGCCAGACCTCTCCGACGAGCGCGAACGGCTCGAAAGCGAACAGCGCGACCTCTCGCGGAAGGAACACGGCTCCGCGAATTGGGAGAAACAACGGCAGGTCGTGGCTGAACGCCACGCCGCCCTCAAGCGAAAGCGCCGCGACTTCTTGCACAAACTCTCGAACTACTACGCTCGGGAGTACGACCTAGTGGCGGTAGAAGACCTGAACGTGAAGGGGATGATGGAGTCGCCGTCGAACAGCCGCAACACGGCATCTGCCGCGTGGCGGACGTTCCTCTCGTTGCTCGAATACAAGTGCAAGCGAGAGGGAACGCACTTCGTCGCGGTCAACCCGAGCGGCACGACCAAGGAGTGCGCGTCGTGCGGCGTCTCGACGGAGAAACCGCTGTGGGTTCGGGAACACTCCTGTCCTGCCTGCGGGTTTGAGACGGACAGGGATGCGAACGCGGCGTGGAACATCCTTTCTCGCGGTATCGAAAAAGTAGGAGTGGGACACTCCGAACGAACGCCTGTGGAGACTGCTCTTCCTGTGGATACCGATTCGGTATCTGCAAAGCGCGTCATAGAAGCAGGAAGCCCTACCCTCAAGGAGCGAACCGCGTCAGCGGTGAGCGAGTAG
- a CDS encoding ABC transporter ATP-binding protein — protein sequence MSRLNPVYTVGNQIKESLRLHQGLRGKSATEEAIALLEAVGIADAPRRLNESPHKFFGGMRQRAVIAMALACDPDVLIADEPTTALDVTTQAQILELLAKLQAERDLAILCITNDMSMIAEVCDRVNVMYAGEIVETAAVENLFAAPAHPYTQGLLASIPGTQSSTQRLRTIDGEVPTPTEAATACRFAPQCPKAFEECEQVHPQSVAASTDDPDHTVACLLYPEDQDPEAEATSRYGEDPQRQADSADRTAGRTTALGSGAVPSTDDPHPYEWDRSDEGGGTLVEVRDLKKHYGVGLNLFTPSKVSAVDGVTLDIQRGETLGLVGESGCGKTTLGRTLLQLESVTSGTIRYDGRDLTDLSAAERRRWRRNVGMVFQDPESSLNDRMTVSELVREPLDVHDWKTRPERRERVRTLLETVGLQPVHYHRYPHQFSGGQRQRVAIARALALNPEFLVLDEPVSALDVSVQAQVLNLLADLQAEYGLTYLFIAHDLSVVRHICDRVAVMYLGNILERGETAALFESPVNPYTISLLSAVPTAEPTDETARLTLRGSPPTPRDPPTGCPFSTRCPMKVRPCGGRSTRSSGDARAAAGRARPPTEPHGGSGSASSVLVEVGATLAARRRVHRDGLPTLRTDGDLLAVVQVVVEPEGETAEGPDDYPARVAGERVFRLDATRRVSVAGPGLGLRPVVLVR from the coding sequence CTGTCGCGTCTCAATCCGGTGTACACCGTCGGCAACCAGATCAAGGAGTCACTACGACTCCATCAAGGACTCCGCGGGAAATCGGCGACAGAGGAAGCAATCGCACTATTAGAGGCCGTCGGTATCGCGGATGCACCACGACGACTCAACGAGTCCCCCCACAAGTTTTTCGGGGGAATGCGCCAGCGGGCGGTGATCGCCATGGCACTCGCCTGCGACCCCGATGTGTTGATCGCCGACGAGCCGACGACAGCGCTCGACGTGACCACCCAAGCACAGATTCTTGAACTCCTTGCGAAACTGCAGGCCGAGCGCGATTTGGCGATTCTGTGTATCACAAACGACATGAGCATGATCGCGGAGGTCTGCGACCGGGTAAACGTCATGTACGCCGGCGAAATCGTCGAGACGGCCGCGGTCGAGAACCTCTTCGCCGCCCCGGCGCATCCGTACACCCAAGGACTCTTAGCAAGCATCCCGGGTACGCAGTCGAGCACACAACGGTTACGGACCATCGACGGGGAGGTGCCGACGCCGACGGAGGCAGCGACGGCGTGTCGGTTCGCACCTCAGTGTCCGAAGGCGTTCGAGGAGTGTGAACAGGTCCACCCACAGTCGGTGGCGGCGAGTACCGACGACCCGGATCACACAGTCGCCTGTCTGCTGTATCCTGAAGACCAGGATCCCGAAGCGGAGGCGACTTCCCGATACGGCGAGGACCCACAACGCCAGGCCGACAGCGCCGACCGAACTGCGGGCAGAACCACCGCTCTCGGGAGCGGTGCGGTGCCGAGCACGGACGATCCACATCCTTACGAGTGGGACCGCTCCGACGAAGGGGGTGGGACGCTGGTCGAAGTGCGTGACCTGAAGAAGCACTACGGCGTCGGGCTGAACCTGTTTACCCCATCGAAGGTCAGTGCAGTCGACGGCGTCACCCTCGATATCCAGCGGGGCGAGACGCTAGGCCTCGTCGGAGAGTCGGGGTGTGGCAAAACAACGCTTGGGCGCACGCTCCTCCAGTTGGAGTCGGTAACAAGCGGCACTATCCGATACGACGGTCGCGATCTCACCGATCTGTCGGCCGCGGAGCGCAGACGGTGGCGGCGCAACGTCGGGATGGTGTTTCAGGACCCCGAATCAAGTCTGAATGACCGGATGACGGTAAGCGAACTCGTCCGCGAACCACTTGACGTCCACGACTGGAAAACACGGCCGGAGCGTCGAGAGCGGGTTCGCACCCTTCTCGAGACGGTAGGACTGCAACCGGTTCATTACCACCGCTATCCCCACCAGTTCTCGGGCGGCCAGCGTCAACGGGTCGCCATCGCAAGGGCGCTGGCACTGAATCCCGAGTTTCTCGTCCTCGACGAACCGGTGTCGGCACTGGACGTCTCGGTGCAGGCGCAGGTACTCAACCTCCTCGCGGATCTACAGGCCGAATACGGCCTCACGTATCTGTTCATCGCTCACGACCTCTCCGTAGTCAGACATATTTGCGACCGAGTCGCGGTGATGTATCTCGGGAACATACTCGAACGCGGCGAGACGGCAGCGCTGTTCGAGTCCCCCGTAAATCCGTACACCATCTCGCTTTTGTCAGCAGTCCCGACGGCCGAACCGACGGACGAGACGGCCCGCCTGACGCTCCGTGGATCGCCACCGACGCCACGCGACCCGCCAACTGGGTGCCCGTTCAGCACCCGTTGTCCGATGAAAGTGCGACCGTGTGGTGGGCGTAGTACTCGCAGCTCGGGTGATGCGCGAGCAGCAGCGGGTCGCGCTCGCCCACCGACCGAACCACACGGCGGATCGGGTTCGGCCTCATCGGTACTCGTCGAGGTCGGCGCTACACTGGCTGCACGTCGACGCGTTCACCGGGATGGTCTCCCGACACTCCGGACAGACGGCGACCTGCTCGCGGTTGTCCAAGTAGTAGTAGAGCCCGAAGGGGAGACAGCAGAGGGTCCCGACGATTATCCAGCCCGTGTCGCCGGTGAACGCGTATTTCGTCTCGATGCCACTCGCCGCGTTTCGGTCGCCGGACCCGGGCTCGGGCTCCGACCCGTCGTTCTCGTTCGCTGA
- a CDS encoding TrkA C-terminal domain-containing protein, with translation MHRRSQLVGTTLAESGIREWAGVNVIGAWFRSEFETSPDPDVMLTNGTVLLATDREAQLARLKDLTRSGMRRPNRSDTVVVGHAEIGRTVTDALTHAGVQCTVVDRTDLEGVDVVGDATELKSLRGTGIGDTSAAILVLPRTRPPSSGHSWLGTQTPTRTSSPNSRSHRESPKCTRRGRTHDRRNRRGVQRFTELYA, from the coding sequence ATCCACCGCAGGAGTCAGCTCGTCGGGACGACACTCGCGGAGAGTGGCATCCGTGAATGGGCCGGTGTCAACGTCATCGGGGCCTGGTTCCGCAGCGAGTTCGAGACGTCACCTGATCCCGACGTGATGCTGACGAACGGCACGGTGTTGCTGGCCACCGATCGCGAGGCTCAGCTTGCACGACTCAAGGACCTCACGCGATCGGGGATGCGACGGCCGAACCGGAGTGACACGGTCGTCGTCGGACACGCGGAGATCGGTCGGACCGTCACCGATGCGCTCACCCACGCCGGGGTTCAATGCACGGTCGTCGACCGGACCGACTTGGAGGGTGTCGACGTGGTCGGGGACGCAACCGAGCTCAAGTCGCTTCGAGGGACGGGCATCGGCGACACCAGCGCGGCCATTCTGGTGCTCCCCAGGACGCGACCGCCGAGTTCAGGGCACTCGTGGCTCGGGACTCAAACGCCAACACGAACATCATCGCCTAACTCGAGGAGTCACAGAGAATCCCCAAAATGTACAAGACGGGGACGAACTCATGATCGCAGAAACCGACGAGGGGTCCAGCGGTTCACCGAACTCTACGCCTGA
- a CDS encoding PIN domain-containing protein: MIIDSSYLFDLMAEDPDAFSKGAELVEDGEMQWLPTPVVAEAYYGVFTARSNTTEKEVRNRILGYPRIDVDEEIARKAGKLLAAADDRGGGNASVGTNDGYIAAMADVLDDAVLTDNVEDFEALGVPVETY; encoded by the coding sequence ATGATCATTGATTCCTCGTATCTCTTCGACCTGATGGCGGAGGACCCGGATGCGTTCTCGAAGGGTGCGGAACTCGTCGAGGACGGCGAGATGCAGTGGTTGCCAACTCCGGTGGTCGCTGAGGCCTACTACGGCGTCTTTACGGCCCGTAGCAATACCACCGAGAAGGAGGTGCGGAATCGCATCCTCGGGTACCCGCGCATCGACGTTGACGAAGAGATCGCGCGGAAAGCCGGGAAACTACTCGCGGCGGCAGACGACCGTGGGGGAGGGAACGCCAGCGTCGGGACGAATGACGGGTACATCGCCGCGATGGCCGACGTCCTTGACGACGCGGTCCTGACAGACAACGTCGAAGATTTCGAAGCGTTGGGTGTGCCAGTCGAGACCTACTAG